From the genome of Mycobacterium dioxanotrophicus, one region includes:
- a CDS encoding zinc ribbon domain-containing protein, which translates to MSEHCCEQCGAENAPNAQFCTKCDFYLGWNTGDGSLGGAPLTAAVPVVRETHTQRFSLPTADRSRRPDPPRITRPGPASGPASAPTVTIEHPEVELDPTTGGSVDIRIRNKSAIVDGYTVIAAGAPKWLDLQHPQIRLLTDEEETTTVTLTIRPGFDVYVQRFRLRVQVCSIEDPAKRTDAELVVTVPRVGGPITMTSEPQVVRLRDQTRGRFRVRLDNTGSNYPQRYSLSGADPENVVRFAIRPQVVEVPPRGVIAADVQFDTPPIDYGQQAPRTLKITAASDQVRVEALVNVVQERSQAPADSPVRLRLERSVTRLQDATAAEIAVVIDNRRGSRDRRLVFSGRDPEGVVRFAFSQPQIYVRAGEQARIQASVQAPLPHPGQQVERPIMVVCNDGTDESEATGSLVQAASTSPMTTAQLRLEPEHVSVRNRRRGRFRVTVDNTRGALPLSAWLSGTDPEGAVRFAFNPQRVDVAPGQNGVAMLQVWANLPGAGKEIARELTVRADDGTGSVEDHGRFTQAMSEILPLIRLVATLLGGLLMVLGAVRPWFLGGPTFYASYLGELATLDKSGKLDKLFAAIESGATPDRLTWMQASQPVARAVILVLAGVVLLGILSSRGRYTIIAGILAVLAVVLYIVFTDSKVDTHASPGYGVILVVVGAIIGIIGGFCIKRGNST; encoded by the coding sequence ATGAGTGAACACTGCTGTGAACAATGCGGCGCCGAGAACGCCCCGAATGCCCAGTTCTGCACCAAGTGCGACTTCTACCTGGGCTGGAACACCGGTGACGGATCGCTGGGCGGCGCCCCGCTGACCGCGGCGGTGCCGGTGGTACGCGAGACCCACACCCAGCGTTTCTCCCTGCCCACAGCGGATCGTTCCCGGCGTCCCGACCCACCGCGCATCACCCGCCCCGGCCCGGCCTCCGGGCCGGCCAGCGCACCGACGGTGACCATCGAACACCCCGAGGTCGAACTCGATCCGACCACGGGCGGGTCTGTGGACATCCGGATCCGCAACAAGTCGGCCATCGTCGACGGCTATACCGTGATCGCCGCCGGGGCCCCGAAATGGCTGGATCTGCAGCACCCTCAGATCAGGCTGCTGACCGACGAAGAGGAGACCACCACTGTCACCCTCACCATCCGGCCCGGATTCGACGTCTACGTGCAGCGGTTCCGGCTGCGTGTGCAGGTGTGTTCGATCGAGGATCCGGCGAAGCGGACCGACGCCGAGTTGGTCGTGACGGTGCCCCGGGTCGGCGGGCCGATCACGATGACGTCCGAACCACAGGTGGTGCGGCTTCGTGACCAGACGAGGGGCCGGTTCCGGGTTCGGCTGGACAACACCGGAAGCAACTATCCGCAACGGTATTCACTGTCCGGCGCGGACCCGGAGAACGTCGTCCGGTTCGCCATCCGCCCGCAGGTGGTCGAGGTGCCACCCCGAGGTGTCATCGCCGCCGACGTACAGTTCGACACCCCACCAATCGATTACGGCCAGCAAGCGCCACGCACCCTCAAGATCACCGCAGCCAGTGACCAGGTACGAGTGGAGGCGCTGGTCAATGTGGTGCAGGAGCGTTCCCAGGCGCCCGCGGACAGCCCGGTGCGGCTGCGGCTGGAGCGGTCCGTCACCCGGCTTCAAGACGCGACCGCCGCGGAGATCGCGGTCGTCATCGACAACCGCCGTGGGAGCCGCGACCGGCGGTTGGTGTTCTCCGGTCGCGATCCCGAGGGGGTGGTGCGGTTCGCCTTCTCGCAGCCGCAGATCTACGTCCGCGCCGGGGAGCAGGCCCGGATACAGGCCAGCGTTCAGGCTCCTCTGCCGCATCCGGGCCAGCAGGTAGAACGTCCGATCATGGTGGTGTGCAACGACGGCACCGATGAGAGCGAGGCGACCGGTTCGCTCGTGCAGGCGGCGAGCACCTCGCCGATGACGACGGCACAGTTGCGGCTGGAGCCCGAGCATGTGTCGGTGCGCAATCGGCGGCGCGGCCGGTTCCGCGTCACGGTGGACAACACCCGCGGGGCGCTGCCGCTGAGCGCCTGGCTGTCGGGCACCGACCCGGAAGGCGCGGTACGTTTCGCGTTCAACCCGCAGCGCGTCGACGTGGCGCCCGGCCAGAATGGCGTTGCGATGCTTCAGGTGTGGGCCAATCTGCCCGGTGCGGGTAAAGAGATCGCCAGGGAACTCACCGTACGGGCCGATGACGGCACAGGTTCGGTGGAGGATCACGGCCGGTTCACCCAGGCGATGTCGGAGATCCTGCCGCTGATCCGGTTGGTGGCGACGCTGCTGGGCGGGTTGTTGATGGTGCTAGGCGCTGTCCGGCCCTGGTTCCTCGGTGGTCCGACGTTCTATGCCAGCTACCTCGGAGAGCTTGCCACGCTGGACAAGAGCGGAAAGCTGGACAAGCTGTTCGCCGCGATAGAGTCGGGTGCGACGCCGGACCGCCTGACCTGGATGCAGGCCAGTCAACCCGTCGCACGTGCCGTCATACTGGTGCTCGCCGGGGTGGTGCTTCTCGGAATCCTCAGTTCCCGTGGCCGCTACACGATCATCGCCGGAATCCTCGCGGTGCTGGCCGTCGTGCTCTACATCGTGTTCACCGACAGTAAGGTCGATACTCACGCATCGCCCGGATACGGCGTGATCCTGGTGGTAGTGGGAGCCATCATCGGGATCATCGGTGGCTTCTGCATCAAGCGGGGCAACTCCACCTGA
- a CDS encoding RsiV family protein translates to MMFSGGRILVAAVGAIVLIVVAVYAVRSVWWDPASKTTALTQLPSTTTAVSATATTAMSTADASGGAEVTPGGGGGDGTDNGAATTSSTTTTTTTTTSSTTATPFTAKTEKVNSFLGTTYANVSLPQIDGGDSAVAGVFNDEMHKVLQSQADSLTGGRLEDRPGSGVRIGQRVLSGLLRTAAVDTAKATSRPLVGTVVVDAQSGSVITLSSLFNDLNTGLKLLVQESKKLGPSSAAGANFDGTKLQATEQTFGHWTAETAGLHVFFDQGTVAPSSSGIVDLTIPWSDLGDAMKSGVQQIVSS, encoded by the coding sequence GTGATGTTCAGCGGTGGACGGATCCTGGTGGCCGCGGTCGGCGCCATTGTGCTCATCGTCGTGGCCGTCTACGCGGTCCGCTCGGTCTGGTGGGATCCGGCCAGCAAAACCACGGCACTGACCCAGCTCCCGTCGACGACGACCGCGGTCAGCGCCACTGCCACCACGGCGATGAGCACGGCCGACGCATCCGGTGGCGCAGAAGTCACACCGGGCGGCGGTGGGGGCGACGGTACCGACAACGGGGCCGCCACAACCTCGAGCACGACGACCACCACAACCACGACGACCTCCAGCACGACCGCCACCCCGTTCACCGCGAAGACCGAGAAGGTCAACTCCTTCCTGGGTACGACGTATGCCAACGTTTCGCTGCCGCAGATCGACGGTGGCGATTCCGCCGTGGCCGGCGTGTTCAACGACGAGATGCACAAAGTCCTGCAGAGCCAGGCAGATTCACTCACGGGTGGCCGGCTGGAAGACCGGCCCGGCAGCGGGGTGCGGATCGGTCAGCGCGTGCTGAGCGGGTTGTTGCGCACCGCGGCGGTCGATACCGCCAAGGCCACGTCCCGGCCGCTGGTCGGCACGGTCGTGGTGGACGCCCAGAGCGGCAGCGTCATCACCTTGTCTTCGCTCTTCAACGATCTCAACACGGGTCTCAAGCTCCTGGTGCAGGAGTCCAAGAAGCTCGGCCCATCCAGCGCCGCGGGCGCCAATTTCGACGGGACCAAGCTGCAGGCGACCGAGCAGACATTCGGCCACTGGACCGCCGAGACCGCGGGTCTGCATGTGTTCTTCGATCAGGGCACGGTGGCGCCGAGCAGCTCAGGGATCGTCGACCTCACCATCCCGTGGAGCGATCTGGGCGATGCCATGAAATCCGGTGTACAGCAGATCGTTTCGAGCTGA
- a CDS encoding peptidoglycan DD-metalloendopeptidase family protein, translating to MTGLFTIPRRAVLVALCVSVVAVLVTPANPAWAADACAASGKPVADGTYTETSGFGPRGNSMHQGIDLAGSVGTNIFAAMDGTVSAAGPASGFGQWIVIDSQTRTGLVSTVYGHMFPDGVLVRQGQSVREGEHIANIGNNGQSTGPHLHFEYWEGGRLTHGHAIDPSFILNSPPPPTNPSTGQQASAAANCQTGVVLKPGLVPPVFVPWIVKAGAICEGIKAPILAAQLEAENGFRYGPSAPVSSTGAQGPAQFMPATWQTWGKDYDNSGPPPDVNSIPDAVMSQGALMCENYRECAAGIANGSIAGDPVALALASYNAGFGAVQRAGGMPSGGDYTTQTQPYVAKIMQRSKAFEGTPGLGGLPAQTVSISGGPTTTVDAANQFKGKKWVWGGGSVDGPTNDGFDSSGLTYYAVAHGSGGKQVLPRTADEQWSVGNEIPLAQVQPGDLVFSGWDQHGRPSHVGIATGNGQMIHADPARGVVVADFYPESKARRLS from the coding sequence ATGACGGGCCTGTTCACGATCCCGAGGCGGGCGGTTCTGGTCGCGCTGTGCGTGAGCGTCGTCGCGGTACTGGTCACGCCGGCGAACCCGGCGTGGGCGGCGGATGCGTGTGCGGCCAGCGGCAAGCCGGTCGCCGACGGGACCTATACCGAGACATCAGGTTTCGGCCCTCGCGGCAACAGCATGCACCAGGGGATCGACCTGGCCGGCAGTGTCGGGACCAACATCTTCGCGGCGATGGACGGAACCGTCTCCGCAGCCGGCCCGGCCAGCGGCTTCGGGCAATGGATCGTGATCGACTCGCAAACCCGCACCGGGCTGGTGTCAACCGTGTACGGGCACATGTTCCCCGACGGGGTCCTGGTGCGTCAGGGGCAGTCGGTTCGGGAAGGCGAGCATATCGCCAATATCGGCAACAACGGGCAATCCACCGGCCCACACCTGCATTTCGAGTACTGGGAAGGCGGACGTCTCACGCATGGGCACGCCATTGATCCGTCGTTCATCCTGAACAGTCCTCCACCCCCGACGAATCCGTCCACCGGCCAACAAGCCTCCGCTGCGGCCAACTGCCAGACCGGTGTCGTGCTCAAGCCAGGCTTGGTGCCGCCGGTGTTCGTGCCCTGGATCGTCAAGGCGGGCGCGATATGCGAAGGCATCAAGGCACCGATCCTCGCCGCGCAACTGGAGGCGGAGAACGGATTCCGCTATGGCCCCAGCGCCCCCGTCTCGTCGACGGGAGCCCAGGGGCCCGCTCAGTTCATGCCTGCCACATGGCAGACATGGGGCAAAGACTACGACAACAGCGGCCCTCCGCCCGACGTGAACAGCATCCCCGATGCCGTGATGTCGCAGGGCGCGCTGATGTGTGAGAACTACCGGGAATGCGCCGCGGGAATCGCCAACGGATCTATCGCCGGGGATCCGGTCGCGTTGGCGCTGGCCTCGTACAACGCCGGGTTCGGGGCGGTGCAGCGGGCCGGGGGAATGCCTTCCGGCGGCGACTACACCACGCAGACCCAGCCGTATGTGGCCAAGATCATGCAGCGCTCCAAGGCATTCGAGGGCACTCCGGGTCTCGGGGGACTGCCCGCGCAGACAGTGTCGATCTCGGGCGGCCCGACCACCACTGTCGATGCGGCCAACCAGTTCAAGGGCAAGAAGTGGGTGTGGGGCGGCGGCAGTGTCGACGGTCCCACCAACGACGGGTTCGACAGCAGTGGGCTGACCTACTACGCGGTGGCGCACGGCTCCGGCGGGAAGCAGGTGCTGCCCCGCACCGCCGATGAGCAGTGGAGCGTCGGAAACGAAATCCCGCTGGCGCAAGTGCAACCGGGCGATCTCGTCTTCAGCGGATGGGATCAGCACGGTCGGCCGTCGCATGTCGGTATCGCGACAGGCAACGGCCAGATGATCCATGCGGATCCGGCCCGAGGTGTCGTGGTGGCCGACTTCTATCCGGAGTCGAAGGCCCGGCGGTTATCATGA
- a CDS encoding IclR family transcriptional regulator — protein MRNNSSSLRRALNLLDLVAATAGRDQGASLTELAAGIESTKSTVLRLLAPLVETQLVRQDADGTYRIGMGILGLAGAYLADLDIRTAAQPVLRQLADATGHAAHLLVYSEGRVTYVDKVTGKSPIQMASRIGDTGTAYSTASGKAMLAYLDEDEVRRVIALGMPAKTPATITDAQQLRDHLAIVRKQGYAYDDLENEDGIRCVAAPVFNHTGAVAAAVSVSGPAEAVWNKREAYTDLVVDGARRISAQLGYRGGDRSS, from the coding sequence ATGCGCAACAACTCTTCGTCACTGCGACGGGCCCTGAACCTGCTCGACCTGGTGGCCGCCACCGCGGGCCGCGACCAGGGCGCCAGCCTCACTGAGCTGGCCGCCGGCATCGAGTCGACGAAGAGCACCGTGCTGCGCCTGCTCGCGCCACTGGTCGAGACCCAACTGGTCCGCCAGGATGCGGACGGCACCTACCGCATCGGCATGGGCATCCTCGGCCTGGCCGGCGCGTACCTCGCCGATCTCGACATCCGGACCGCCGCACAACCCGTGCTGCGCCAATTGGCCGACGCCACCGGCCACGCCGCCCATCTGCTGGTCTACAGCGAAGGTCGGGTGACCTACGTCGACAAGGTCACCGGCAAGTCCCCGATTCAGATGGCATCGCGGATCGGCGACACCGGCACGGCCTACTCGACGGCCAGCGGAAAAGCGATGCTGGCTTACCTCGACGAGGACGAGGTGCGGCGCGTCATCGCGCTCGGCATGCCCGCCAAGACACCGGCGACCATCACCGACGCTCAGCAGCTACGCGACCATCTCGCCATCGTCCGCAAGCAGGGCTACGCCTACGACGACCTGGAGAACGAGGACGGAATCCGTTGCGTCGCAGCGCCGGTGTTCAACCACACCGGCGCGGTCGCGGCGGCCGTCAGCGTATCGGGACCCGCCGAGGCGGTCTGGAACAAGCGCGAGGCCTACACCGACCTGGTCGTCGACGGCGCACGACGCATATCGGCCCAACTCGGCTACCGAGGTGGTGACCGGAGCTCCTGA